From Candidatus Amoebophilus asiaticus 5a2, the proteins below share one genomic window:
- a CDS encoding DNA polymerase III subunit, whose protein sequence is MQFADIPTHLQLKKRLIYLATSEQIPHAQLFWGPPGSACITLALAFAAYLNCKNRLPEDSCGICDSCRKMKNSTHPNVKFIFPINTTKLNSETEITSNNFLKLWYPFIKTQPYGDITDWSHHIGAEHKQLIIPRVEAKYISQYASMQSLESSYKIIFIWLPEYFHPTTANAMLKTLEDPPPHTLFFLVSLAPEKLLGTIRSRLQQVYIPLFSDEVIAQLLAQQYELSSQKLGEVVRLAEGNLNKAYKLIEESNTELFEQCKGWMRVCYAQDFAKLMAHAENFQGIQKENQKYFLNYILHMIRQALLVQFSHENVIRIHGEERQFAEKLGQTLDYDAVKKINTWLNQSHYYIDRNLNPKILFLNLSLKIAQLFQHTRKKAT, encoded by the coding sequence ATGCAATTTGCAGATATACCAACCCATTTACAACTTAAAAAACGTCTCATTTACCTAGCAACAAGTGAGCAAATTCCGCATGCACAACTTTTTTGGGGTCCTCCGGGAAGTGCTTGCATAACATTGGCATTAGCTTTTGCTGCTTATCTTAATTGCAAAAACAGATTACCAGAAGATTCATGTGGCATATGTGACTCTTGCCGTAAAATGAAAAACTCAACCCACCCAAATGTAAAATTTATCTTTCCAATTAATACTACCAAGTTAAATTCCGAAACAGAAATAACAAGTAATAACTTTCTTAAGTTGTGGTATCCATTTATAAAAACACAGCCTTATGGAGATATTACAGATTGGAGCCACCACATAGGCGCCGAGCACAAACAGCTTATTATACCTAGAGTAGAAGCTAAGTATATTAGTCAATACGCTAGTATGCAATCTTTGGAGAGTTCTTATAAAATCATTTTTATTTGGCTACCAGAGTATTTTCATCCTACCACTGCCAATGCTATGCTAAAAACTTTAGAAGACCCTCCACCCCACACTCTTTTCTTTTTAGTAAGCTTAGCACCTGAAAAATTATTAGGTACTATACGCTCACGTTTACAGCAGGTATATATACCACTCTTTAGTGATGAAGTTATAGCACAATTATTAGCGCAGCAATACGAACTCTCTTCTCAAAAGTTAGGAGAAGTAGTAAGACTAGCAGAAGGTAATTTAAATAAGGCCTATAAACTTATAGAAGAAAGTAACACCGAGCTATTTGAACAATGTAAGGGTTGGATGCGGGTATGCTATGCCCAAGATTTTGCAAAGCTTATGGCACATGCAGAGAATTTCCAAGGTATCCAAAAAGAAAATCAAAAGTATTTTTTAAATTATATATTGCATATGATACGCCAGGCATTATTAGTGCAATTCTCCCATGAAAATGTAATAAGAATACATGGGGAAGAGCGCCAATTTGCTGAAAAACTAGGACAAACTTTAGATTATGACGCTGTGAAAAAAATCAATACATGGCTTAATCAATCACACTACTATATAGATAGAAATTTAAATCCCAAAATTTTATTTCTTAATCTATCTTTAAAGATAGCTCAGCTTTTCCAGCATACTCGTAAAAAGGCTACCTAG
- a CDS encoding N-acetylmuramoyl-L-alanine amidase family protein has translation MKIFIKITFVFMFLLLAGFNNSNNKGYKVRKIIIDAGHGGKDSGALGRFSKEKDIALQIALELGKLIKKNMRDVTVLYTRQKDEFIPIYQRAHIANKNNADVFISIHCNAAEKNKSAHGIEIFTMGLETSSKNLAVTKRENSVILIEDNHKEHYQGFDPKSPESHILFSLYQNAYTENSLKLAQNIEAGFKQHTGRKSRGVKQDGLLVLWQTTSPSVLVEVGFISNAEEEKYLNQKTSQTKIATAIFEGFKKYKYDIEHYK, from the coding sequence ATGAAAATTTTTATCAAAATTACATTTGTTTTTATGTTTTTGTTGTTAGCAGGCTTTAATAATTCTAACAATAAAGGTTACAAGGTAAGAAAAATTATCATTGATGCCGGTCATGGCGGCAAAGATTCAGGAGCATTAGGTCGATTTTCTAAAGAAAAGGATATAGCACTTCAAATAGCTTTAGAATTAGGAAAGCTTATTAAAAAAAATATGCGAGATGTAACTGTACTGTATACTCGCCAAAAAGATGAGTTTATTCCTATATACCAAAGAGCCCATATAGCTAATAAAAATAATGCGGACGTCTTTATATCTATCCATTGTAATGCAGCAGAGAAAAATAAATCTGCACATGGCATAGAGATTTTTACAATGGGGTTAGAAACCAGCAGTAAAAACTTAGCGGTTACAAAAAGAGAAAATTCCGTCATTTTAATAGAAGATAACCATAAAGAACATTACCAAGGTTTTGATCCTAAATCTCCTGAATCTCATATATTATTTTCTCTATACCAAAATGCATACACTGAAAATAGTCTAAAGCTGGCACAAAATATTGAGGCTGGATTTAAGCAGCATACCGGTAGAAAAAGTCGAGGAGTTAAACAAGACGGACTTTTAGTATTATGGCAAACCACCTCACCTAGCGTTCTAGTAGAAGTAGGTTTCATAAGCAATGCAGAAGAAGAAAAATATTTAAATCAAAAGACAAGCCAAACTAAAATAGCTACTGCAATTTTTGAAGGATTTAAGAAATACAAGTATGACATAGAGCACTATAAGTAA
- a CDS encoding endonuclease Q family protein encodes MRTININNLASHYMRYTADLHVHSHYSRATSRALNLETLYQWATIKGIHIIGTGDFTHPKWFQELQEKLIPDGNGFFKLKNLPSQLMTAQAIDVRFCLSTEISCIYKDGNKVRKNHHLLYAPDFETVAKINDKLSTIGNLTADGRPILGMPARDLLEIVVSASDSAYLIPAHIWTPWFSVLGSKSGYNSIAACFKDLTSHIFAVETGLSSDPAMNRLVSALDQYTMMSNSDAHSAQNLGREANLFDTACTYDGMFEALKTQKGFLGTLEFFPQEGKYFMDGHRNCGVCFEPTTSQAHHGICPECKKPLTIGVLNRVVCLADREQPQPPSHAAGFEYIIPLPEIISEIKGMGVSSKAVQQQFTSIIGLFGNEFTFLRESPVEDIKQQLGPIYAEAISRLRNRQIIPEPGYDGVYGTIRVFQLGELKNK; translated from the coding sequence TTGAGAACGATAAATATCAATAACCTAGCATCCCATTACATGCGGTACACAGCTGACCTTCATGTACATTCTCATTATTCAAGAGCTACCAGTAGGGCACTCAACCTAGAAACATTATATCAATGGGCCACTATTAAAGGTATCCATATTATAGGTACAGGCGATTTTACACATCCTAAATGGTTTCAAGAGCTTCAAGAAAAGCTAATACCAGATGGAAATGGGTTTTTTAAGCTTAAAAATCTGCCCAGTCAACTTATGACAGCACAGGCAATTGATGTACGCTTTTGCTTGTCTACAGAAATTAGCTGTATATACAAAGATGGAAATAAAGTACGTAAAAATCATCATTTATTATATGCACCTGATTTTGAAACAGTCGCTAAAATCAATGATAAACTATCCACTATTGGTAATTTAACGGCTGATGGACGGCCGATCTTAGGAATGCCCGCCAGAGACTTATTAGAGATTGTCGTATCTGCTTCAGATAGCGCTTATTTAATTCCTGCACATATCTGGACGCCTTGGTTTTCTGTATTAGGATCTAAATCTGGATATAATAGTATAGCTGCATGCTTCAAAGACTTAACATCACATATTTTTGCTGTGGAAACGGGTCTCTCTTCTGATCCTGCCATGAATAGGCTTGTGAGTGCATTAGATCAATATACTATGATGTCTAATTCTGATGCACATTCTGCACAAAATTTAGGACGCGAAGCAAATCTTTTTGATACAGCCTGTACATACGATGGTATGTTCGAAGCATTAAAGACACAAAAAGGCTTTTTAGGAACACTGGAATTTTTTCCTCAAGAGGGCAAATATTTTATGGATGGGCATCGCAACTGTGGCGTTTGCTTTGAGCCAACTACTAGCCAGGCACACCATGGAATATGCCCTGAATGTAAAAAGCCGTTAACCATTGGTGTTTTGAATAGGGTAGTATGTTTAGCTGATCGTGAACAGCCTCAACCGCCTTCCCACGCAGCTGGTTTTGAATATATTATTCCACTTCCCGAAATTATATCAGAAATAAAAGGGATGGGAGTTAGCAGCAAAGCAGTACAACAGCAATTTACATCTATTATTGGGCTTTTTGGTAATGAGTTCACTTTTCTCCGAGAAAGCCCTGTCGAAGACATTAAGCAACAGCTAGGGCCCATTTATGCAGAAGCCATTAGTAGACTGCGTAACAGGCAGATAATTCCTGAACCAGGTTATGATGGTGTTTATGGAACTATTCGTGTTTTCCAGCTAGGAGAGTTGAAAAATAAGTAA
- a CDS encoding putative sugar nucleotidyl transferase → MNAINILLFDTPSNRIALKPFSDTRPTAKIRVGITTIEEKWNAYIPATYSYLTESYLQTKFPYISAEENLWINGSVLPNQPLVDAIKKLKHNETLIYGDTIIAFWSKHTLSSCVYVDNISKVHAKNISLSFTGEVIQLKNTWDIFTYNAQAIVEDLKLIKSTKTTEPLYDPHTIVYNLEDIFIEEGAVIKAAILNAETGPIYIGKNAIVEERAVIKGPVAIGEGAQVKVGSYISQGTTVGPYAKLGGEVINSVIFGYSNKAHDGFLGHSVIGEWCNLGACTTTSNLRNDYKTVTVWDNAIEGFVNTNLQFCGLFMGDYSKCGINTMFNTGTVVGVSTNLFGTGYFKRFVPSFTKGSPSEKLLVYELEKALTSIENTMARRNKELTQADKSILTHLSEEAMHIWLKSVIE, encoded by the coding sequence ATGAACGCTATAAATATTTTGCTCTTCGACACCCCTTCTAATAGAATTGCGCTTAAACCCTTTTCTGATACTAGGCCCACAGCTAAGATTAGAGTTGGAATAACAACTATAGAAGAGAAATGGAACGCTTATATCCCAGCTACCTACTCATACTTAACAGAAAGCTACCTACAAACGAAATTTCCTTATATAAGTGCAGAAGAAAATTTATGGATTAATGGTAGTGTTCTTCCAAACCAGCCTTTGGTAGATGCGATAAAAAAACTAAAACACAATGAAACGCTTATATATGGTGATACAATCATCGCCTTCTGGAGTAAACATACTTTATCATCATGCGTTTATGTAGATAATATCAGTAAAGTACATGCTAAAAATATAAGCTTATCTTTTACTGGAGAAGTTATACAACTAAAAAATACGTGGGATATTTTTACATATAATGCTCAAGCTATTGTAGAGGATTTAAAACTAATTAAAAGTACAAAAACAACCGAGCCATTATATGATCCACATACGATTGTTTACAATTTAGAAGATATATTTATAGAGGAAGGGGCTGTTATTAAGGCTGCTATACTTAATGCGGAAACAGGGCCTATTTATATAGGGAAAAATGCAATTGTGGAAGAAAGAGCCGTTATCAAAGGACCTGTAGCTATTGGCGAGGGAGCACAGGTAAAAGTTGGCAGTTATATTAGCCAAGGGACTACAGTAGGTCCTTATGCAAAATTAGGCGGAGAGGTAATCAATTCTGTTATCTTTGGTTATAGTAATAAGGCCCATGACGGTTTCTTAGGACATTCTGTAATTGGGGAATGGTGTAATTTAGGAGCTTGTACAACTACTTCTAATTTAAGAAATGACTATAAAACAGTTACAGTATGGGACAATGCTATAGAAGGTTTTGTAAATACTAATCTTCAATTTTGTGGCCTTTTCATGGGAGACTATAGTAAATGCGGTATTAATACCATGTTTAATACAGGAACAGTAGTTGGTGTGAGTACTAATCTATTTGGCACAGGATATTTTAAAAGATTTGTTCCTTCTTTTACTAAAGGTAGCCCTTCTGAAAAACTGTTGGTCTATGAACTAGAAAAAGCATTAACTAGTATTGAGAATACTATGGCAAGGCGTAACAAAGAACTTACACAAGCAGACAAAAGCATTCTTACCCATTTATCGGAAGAAGCAATGCATATCTGGCTTAAATCAGTAATTGAATGA
- a CDS encoding MlaD family protein produces the protein MSLSKEVKVGLLVTTTLIVVYLGFNYLKGKNLFSNSKVYYAIYNDTKGLNTASEVMLNGVSVGKIRQINMLPEEGYKVRVTLEINENIKLTNTTIGKLVSSNLLGDKIIELHIKEGELLQCHDTIISETEQDFQTMFAESTLPAINDARALTTLTTKFMQNLVENTDRINSIFTNLEKTSQELRHAVNSNKKDLSTISRNMSKISSSLSDPEIGIRPLLTRLKELTHEIEIIKLNELTLKLNNILSKLEDGTFYGHIDQTIVDLDRLLIDFRNHPSRYVHFSIFGTNSIFNRAKNKHVSIPKHRVK, from the coding sequence ATGAGTTTAAGTAAAGAAGTAAAAGTTGGTTTATTAGTAACTACTACACTCATAGTCGTTTATCTAGGATTTAACTACTTAAAAGGGAAAAATCTATTTTCTAATTCTAAAGTATATTATGCAATATACAATGATACTAAAGGACTTAATACAGCTAGCGAAGTAATGTTAAATGGGGTTTCAGTAGGCAAAATTAGACAAATTAATATGTTACCAGAAGAGGGATATAAAGTACGTGTAACCCTTGAGATAAATGAAAATATTAAGCTGACTAATACTACTATTGGCAAACTGGTAAGTAGTAATTTACTTGGAGATAAGATTATTGAGCTACATATTAAAGAAGGTGAGTTATTACAGTGTCATGATACAATTATAAGCGAAACAGAACAAGATTTTCAAACCATGTTCGCAGAGAGTACACTACCTGCAATTAATGATGCTAGGGCCCTTACTACTCTAACCACTAAATTCATGCAAAACTTAGTTGAGAATACCGACCGGATTAATTCCATATTTACCAATTTAGAAAAGACTTCCCAAGAACTACGACATGCTGTTAATAGTAATAAGAAAGACCTTAGTACGATCAGTCGTAATATGAGTAAAATTTCTAGCTCACTTTCCGATCCAGAGATAGGCATAAGGCCACTACTTACTAGACTTAAAGAGCTTACTCATGAAATAGAGATCATAAAACTTAATGAATTAACACTTAAGCTAAACAATATCCTATCCAAATTAGAAGATGGAACATTTTACGGACATATAGACCAAACAATAGTAGATTTAGATAGGCTATTGATAGACTTCAGAAACCATCCTAGCAGATATGTACATTTTTCTATTTTTGGTACTAATTCTATCTTTAACCGGGCTAAAAATAAGCACGTTAGTATACCTAAGCACCGAGTAAAATAA
- a CDS encoding cold-shock protein produces the protein MKTGTIKFFNESKGYGFITDSASQDHFVHVTALHDEVKELDMKEGHKVTFETVETSRGSNATNVRLE, from the coding sequence ATGAAAACTGGAACAATTAAATTTTTCAATGAGTCTAAAGGGTATGGTTTTATCACAGATTCAGCTTCACAAGATCATTTTGTACATGTAACGGCTTTGCATGACGAAGTTAAAGAATTAGACATGAAAGAAGGTCACAAAGTAACCTTTGAAACAGTAGAAACATCTCGTGGCTCTAATGCTACTAATGTTAGACTTGAATAA
- a CDS encoding ankyrin repeat domain-containing protein encodes MHYFKSYILSTFTTTYLFSLFSIALLHHNNISAKTITCSLTNGKESIVNDTSLYQAIQANDIKKIKILLATHSPNIKDQDGVSPLHIAAYQSNTNIVKLLLQQGAIINFKDSKGHTPLYWAILGNSTDIVQLLINQGADIYATPEGETSLLSKAIMNRNLKIVKLLLDKGANPNEVDTTGWAPLHYAANNADLWYLLNESESSFNTPNACREQKTCIEIIKLLIKKGAHVDISNKEGVTPLHLAVQAGLEKGVDALTKHSKTINLQDEKGYSALHYAALEGNVKIAAQLLKAHADIDLKNHLGNTPLHLAAQIGNLDIVKFLVDYGAAINLKNVEGITPLHMAVWSNSTLIVQLLITKGAYVEAQAPKYGSPLHIAVQEGARNMVIILVEKGKANVNALNKEQGYCPLYWPIKKGKIEIAELLVKYGAKLHLKDNKNNTLLHTAARHGQLSSIKFLLEHNVDVNTKGWLDATALHFAAEKGYLEIIKYLLNAGADIDAKNSQGYTAYQFAAKNNKTEVMFYLCEAGANVSAKCTSDGSLLHITAI; translated from the coding sequence ATGCACTATTTCAAAAGCTATATATTAAGCACCTTTACAACTACATATCTATTTTCCTTATTTTCAATAGCTTTATTACATCACAATAATATATCAGCAAAAACAATTACATGCTCCCTAACAAATGGTAAAGAAAGTATTGTAAATGATACCTCCTTATATCAAGCTATACAAGCAAATGATATAAAAAAGATAAAAATACTCTTAGCAACACACAGTCCTAACATCAAAGATCAGGATGGAGTATCTCCTCTGCATATTGCTGCTTACCAAAGCAATACAAATATTGTTAAGCTTTTATTGCAACAAGGTGCCATTATTAATTTTAAAGATAGCAAAGGACATACACCACTATATTGGGCTATTTTAGGAAATAGTACAGATATAGTACAATTATTAATTAATCAAGGGGCTGATATATACGCAACACCAGAGGGAGAAACTAGTTTGCTTAGCAAAGCTATTATGAATCGAAATTTAAAAATAGTTAAACTTCTATTAGACAAGGGTGCTAATCCTAATGAAGTAGATACAACAGGGTGGGCGCCTTTACACTATGCTGCCAACAATGCGGATCTATGGTATTTATTAAATGAAAGCGAAAGCTCTTTTAATACACCTAATGCTTGTAGAGAGCAAAAAACCTGTATAGAAATTATCAAGCTACTGATAAAAAAAGGTGCACATGTAGATATAAGCAATAAAGAAGGAGTTACCCCACTACATCTAGCCGTACAAGCGGGTCTAGAAAAAGGTGTTGATGCACTCACTAAACATAGCAAAACTATTAACTTACAAGACGAAAAAGGATATAGTGCTCTTCATTATGCGGCTTTAGAAGGCAATGTTAAAATAGCTGCTCAGCTATTAAAAGCTCATGCAGATATAGATTTAAAAAACCATTTAGGTAACACGCCATTACATCTAGCTGCACAAATAGGCAACCTAGATATTGTAAAATTTTTAGTAGATTATGGAGCTGCTATCAATCTTAAAAACGTAGAAGGTATTACGCCTTTACACATGGCAGTATGGAGTAATTCAACCCTTATAGTACAACTTTTAATTACTAAAGGTGCATACGTAGAAGCCCAAGCCCCTAAATATGGATCTCCGCTACATATAGCAGTACAAGAGGGTGCTAGAAATATGGTAATAATACTAGTAGAAAAAGGCAAAGCTAATGTAAATGCACTAAATAAAGAGCAAGGATATTGCCCTTTGTATTGGCCAATAAAAAAGGGTAAAATAGAGATAGCAGAGTTATTAGTCAAATATGGTGCTAAGCTTCATTTAAAAGACAACAAAAACAATACTTTATTGCATACAGCTGCTCGGCATGGCCAACTATCTTCTATAAAATTTTTATTAGAACATAATGTTGATGTTAATACAAAAGGGTGGTTAGATGCAACCGCTTTACATTTTGCTGCAGAGAAAGGTTATTTGGAAATTATAAAATATCTATTAAATGCTGGCGCAGATATAGATGCAAAAAATTCCCAGGGTTATACTGCTTATCAGTTTGCTGCAAAAAATAACAAGACGGAAGTCATGTTTTACCTCTGCGAAGCAGGTGCTAATGTCAGTGCAAAATGTACAAGTGACGGTAGTTTATTGCATATTACTGCTATCTAG
- a CDS encoding rhomboid family intramembrane serine protease, with protein MKNLTPVVEKILIINVIIFVASKFLGLNLVSLLGLRYVFSPQFSPYQILTHLFTHASFYHLFSNMFTLVTFGPILEYYLSSKRFIYLYIVTGIGAALLYMLVFYLEIGKIESIYYNYLVTPTPKAFTNLLHKFPHIYNVYHNFVNDFFNNADDPAYIARSKAIVAQLEPILKHKVNIPIVGASGATFGLLTAFAMLFPNARLSLLLLPIPIKAKYFVILYGMYELYTGIQAHPADNVAHFAHLGGILFAYLFIKWYQKSTSYR; from the coding sequence ATGAAAAATCTAACTCCAGTAGTCGAAAAAATATTAATTATAAACGTAATTATTTTCGTTGCCAGCAAATTCCTTGGATTAAACTTGGTTAGTTTGCTAGGTCTTAGATATGTTTTCTCTCCTCAATTCAGCCCTTATCAAATCTTAACGCATTTATTTACACATGCCAGCTTTTACCACCTGTTTAGTAATATGTTTACACTGGTTACATTTGGTCCTATTTTAGAATATTATCTTTCTTCTAAGCGCTTTATTTATTTGTATATAGTAACAGGAATAGGTGCAGCTTTGCTATATATGCTTGTTTTTTATTTAGAAATAGGAAAGATAGAATCTATATATTACAATTACCTAGTTACTCCCACACCAAAGGCTTTTACAAACCTTTTGCATAAGTTTCCCCATATATATAATGTCTATCATAATTTTGTTAATGATTTCTTTAACAATGCAGATGACCCTGCCTACATAGCTAGAAGTAAAGCTATAGTAGCACAATTAGAACCTATATTAAAGCACAAAGTCAATATACCTATTGTAGGTGCATCAGGAGCTACATTTGGTCTACTAACTGCATTTGCTATGCTCTTTCCCAATGCTAGGCTTTCCTTATTACTATTACCTATACCTATTAAAGCTAAATATTTTGTTATACTATATGGCATGTATGAATTATATACAGGTATACAAGCACATCCTGCTGATAATGTAGCCCACTTTGCTCATTTAGGAGGTATTCTGTTTGCCTATCTCTTTATCAAATGGTATCAAAAAAGCACATCTTATCGCTAA
- a CDS encoding putative LPS assembly protein LptD, translated as MNNIILPQYGGSFSFRVPKLQPFSWSNPNRISFIEMQQTNAQQQAKEPTGPLKDIIEYQAQDSITFDIQEKNFNIYGAGTIGYEDAQLTAENISLNWSNNTIIATGKKNEEGKIDPKPVFQQGNTKYIAEEIRYNFESKRGTARRLFTKLEEIIIRARKAKMDVEDTYYTDQIKLTSCNLTNPHYFVKARDVKFVKGKRVASGPFQLYFDGVPTILGFFYGLFYLPTPKASGIIRPQIGENGEKGFFLKEGGYYFYFNDYIDLALRGSLYSKGDAAFMANSRYKKRYGYNGSLEYTRVITSRTAETALQEDKDKEWGFKWQHRTDNSRVSSLTAEVDIQSKSPRNSSQTRGEPDNISAKTQSKIRYNRKFLGTPYSLNTSVAHSKDFKNKLTNITFPELVLNTTPIYIFRRKNSIPKYWYDDINFKHTSEFKYDLNNTIDNKNLEFSRENWPKFLKESRYGVKHTFPIVTNIKLFNYFNLNPSFEYTERWYFKQLAYKVVQDSVTNDTTKGLYRVWDYKTGADLQTTIYGTHFFSEEATVQAIRHRIEPSVGLTYSPGFSSYWQRIQNKNGEEFKDKFAGEVYGTPKHKASALLTMKVDNTVEIKVRDTNNTAAKPKKIPVFESLNMSTTYDFLADSFKLGDINLGARTRLLDSLISLEYNATFDPYTYIEKKRVEEFAWQHGKGLGTMKKYEFKASTTLKSKYQKTEEPSKKEPLKKDALDELEPKHHISSLDSTQYVNFDTPWQLTLAYSQIYTYNIEKDSKDTTRQLQFKGEVDITQNWKIAFDTIYDFGKQELVGSATSLKVFRDLHCWQMSFDWKPLASRQSYEFSIGLKAPMLQDLKFPHNREYDKL; from the coding sequence TTGAATAATATTATTCTTCCACAATATGGTGGTTCTTTCTCTTTTAGAGTTCCTAAACTACAACCTTTTTCTTGGAGTAATCCTAACCGGATTTCATTTATAGAAATGCAGCAGACAAATGCTCAACAGCAAGCTAAGGAACCTACTGGTCCTCTAAAAGATATTATTGAATACCAAGCACAAGACTCTATTACTTTTGATATTCAGGAAAAAAACTTCAACATATATGGCGCAGGGACGATTGGATATGAAGATGCGCAATTAACAGCAGAAAACATCTCGCTAAATTGGAGTAATAATACAATTATAGCAACTGGTAAAAAAAATGAGGAGGGTAAGATAGATCCTAAGCCAGTGTTTCAACAAGGTAATACTAAGTATATAGCCGAAGAGATCCGATATAATTTTGAATCTAAACGTGGCACAGCTCGTAGGCTTTTTACAAAGTTAGAAGAAATAATTATTCGTGCTCGCAAAGCTAAAATGGATGTTGAAGATACCTACTATACAGATCAAATTAAACTTACAAGCTGTAATTTAACTAATCCACATTATTTTGTTAAGGCAAGGGATGTAAAGTTTGTTAAGGGCAAACGTGTGGCCTCTGGCCCTTTCCAACTTTACTTTGATGGTGTCCCTACTATTCTAGGTTTTTTCTATGGTCTTTTCTACTTGCCTACGCCTAAAGCATCGGGTATCATAAGGCCACAGATAGGAGAAAATGGAGAAAAAGGTTTTTTCTTAAAAGAAGGAGGATACTATTTCTATTTCAATGACTACATAGATTTAGCTTTAAGAGGATCTCTTTATTCTAAGGGAGATGCTGCTTTTATGGCAAACTCAAGGTATAAAAAACGGTATGGATATAATGGAAGCTTGGAATATACCCGTGTGATTACCTCTCGTACGGCTGAGACAGCTTTACAGGAAGATAAAGACAAGGAATGGGGATTTAAGTGGCAGCATCGTACAGATAATAGCCGAGTCAGTAGTTTAACAGCTGAAGTAGATATACAGAGTAAGTCTCCTAGAAACAGTTCGCAGACAAGAGGGGAGCCTGATAATATTAGCGCTAAAACACAGTCTAAAATACGTTATAATCGTAAGTTTTTAGGTACGCCTTATTCACTCAATACTAGTGTGGCGCATAGCAAAGATTTTAAAAATAAACTTACGAACATCACTTTCCCAGAGCTAGTGTTAAATACAACTCCCATTTATATATTTAGACGGAAAAATTCTATACCTAAATACTGGTACGATGATATCAATTTTAAACACACATCAGAGTTTAAATATGACCTTAACAATACAATTGATAATAAGAATTTAGAATTTTCCCGAGAAAACTGGCCTAAGTTCTTAAAAGAGAGTAGGTATGGTGTAAAACACACTTTTCCCATAGTAACGAATATAAAACTTTTCAATTACTTTAATTTAAACCCATCTTTTGAGTATACAGAAAGGTGGTATTTTAAGCAGCTAGCATATAAAGTTGTACAAGATTCTGTAACAAATGATACTACCAAGGGCCTTTATAGGGTATGGGACTATAAGACAGGAGCAGACTTACAAACCACTATATACGGCACCCATTTTTTTAGTGAAGAGGCTACTGTTCAAGCTATTAGACATAGAATAGAACCCTCTGTAGGACTTACATATAGTCCTGGTTTTTCGTCATACTGGCAAAGAATTCAGAATAAGAATGGTGAAGAATTTAAAGATAAATTTGCTGGGGAAGTATATGGTACTCCTAAGCATAAAGCCAGTGCTTTACTAACTATGAAAGTAGACAATACTGTAGAAATTAAGGTTAGAGATACTAACAATACAGCAGCTAAACCAAAGAAGATTCCTGTTTTTGAGTCTCTCAATATGAGCACTACCTATGATTTTCTGGCTGATAGTTTTAAGTTGGGAGATATTAATTTAGGAGCTAGGACACGGTTACTAGATAGTTTGATAAGCCTAGAATACAATGCTACTTTTGACCCTTATACTTATATTGAGAAAAAGCGAGTAGAAGAATTTGCTTGGCAGCATGGAAAAGGACTCGGTACTATGAAAAAGTATGAGTTCAAAGCCAGTACCACTTTAAAGTCAAAATATCAGAAAACCGAGGAACCAAGTAAAAAAGAGCCACTAAAAAAAGATGCATTAGATGAACTTGAACCTAAACACCATATATCATCTTTAGACTCCACGCAATATGTAAACTTTGATACTCCTTGGCAATTAACCTTAGCGTATAGTCAAATTTATACTTACAATATAGAGAAAGATAGCAAAGACACTACTAGGCAGCTACAGTTTAAAGGAGAGGTAGACATTACCCAAAACTGGAAAATAGCATTTGATACTATTTACGACTTCGGTAAACAAGAATTGGTAGGTAGTGCCACTTCCTTAAAGGTTTTTAGAGATCTACATTGTTGGCAAATGAGTTTTGATTGGAAGCCTTTGGCCAGCAGACAATCCTATGAGTTCTCTATTGGGCTTAAAGCGCCTATGTTACAAGATCTGAAATTCCCGCATAATAGGGAATATGATAAATTATAG